A window of the Microbacterium sp. AZCO genome harbors these coding sequences:
- the rph gene encoding ribonuclease PH — MTDIVRADGRAVDDLRPIVIERGWSSQAEGSALISFGNTKVLCTASFTNGVPRWLTGKGKGWVTAEYAMLPRATNERNDRESVKGRIGGRTHEISRLIGRALRSVVDTKALGENTIVIDCDVLQADGGTRTAAITGAYVALADAIEWGRGKKFIGQRSQVLIDSVAAVSVGIIDGEPMLDLAYVEDVRAETDMNVVVTGRGLFVEVQGTAEGAPFDKRELDRLLELGVDGCAELRDLQTAALATETVGP; from the coding sequence ATGACCGACATCGTCCGGGCCGACGGCCGCGCCGTCGACGACCTTCGCCCCATCGTCATCGAGCGGGGGTGGTCGAGCCAGGCCGAGGGGTCCGCGCTCATCTCGTTCGGCAACACCAAGGTGCTGTGCACCGCGTCGTTCACCAACGGCGTGCCGCGCTGGCTGACCGGCAAGGGCAAGGGCTGGGTGACGGCGGAGTACGCGATGCTCCCGCGCGCGACGAACGAGCGCAACGACCGCGAGTCGGTCAAGGGGCGCATCGGCGGCCGAACGCACGAGATCTCGCGTCTCATCGGCCGCGCGCTGCGCTCCGTCGTCGACACGAAGGCCCTCGGCGAGAACACGATCGTGATCGACTGCGACGTGCTCCAGGCCGATGGCGGCACGCGCACGGCGGCCATCACGGGCGCGTACGTCGCACTCGCGGATGCGATCGAGTGGGGGCGCGGCAAGAAGTTCATCGGCCAGCGGTCGCAGGTGCTGATCGACTCGGTCGCGGCCGTCTCGGTCGGCATCATCGACGGCGAGCCCATGCTCGACCTCGCGTACGTCGAGGACGTGCGCGCGGAGACCGACATGAACGTCGTCGTGACGGGCCGCGGCCTCTTCGTCGAGGTGCAGGGCACGGCCGAGGGCGCACCCTTCGACAAGCGCGAACTCGACAGGCTCCTGGAGCTGGGCGTCGACGGCTGCGCCGAGCTTCGCGACCTTCAGACGGCCGCGCTCGCGACCGAGACCGTCGGCCCCTGA
- the murI gene encoding glutamate racemase: MNDAPIGIFDSGVGGLTVARAISAQLPRESMLYIGDTAHSPYGPKPIADVRRYALEVLDTLVDEGVKMLVIACNTASAAMLRDARERYDVPVVEVIGPAVRTAMSTTRNGRIGVIGTAGTIGSRAYQDMLEVNERLTVFAQACPRFVEFVEAGVTDSPEVLAVAEEYLAPLRHADVDTLVLGCTHYPFLEGAISYVMGPDVSLVSSDTETAKDVYRQLVSRDLLAGRDAAPRHVYEATGASADEFIRLAHRLMGREVTDVRLVQTGAIDLPSARG; the protein is encoded by the coding sequence GTGAACGACGCTCCGATCGGCATCTTCGACTCCGGAGTCGGCGGTCTCACGGTGGCTCGCGCGATCTCCGCGCAGCTCCCGCGCGAGTCGATGCTCTACATCGGCGACACGGCGCACTCGCCCTACGGGCCGAAGCCGATCGCCGATGTGCGGCGCTACGCCCTCGAGGTGCTCGACACGCTCGTCGACGAAGGCGTGAAGATGCTCGTGATCGCCTGCAACACCGCCTCGGCGGCGATGCTGCGAGATGCGCGCGAGCGCTACGACGTGCCCGTCGTCGAGGTCATCGGGCCTGCGGTGCGCACGGCCATGTCGACGACCCGCAACGGACGCATCGGCGTCATCGGCACCGCCGGGACGATCGGCTCGCGGGCCTATCAGGACATGCTCGAGGTCAACGAGCGCCTCACGGTGTTCGCACAGGCCTGCCCCCGCTTCGTGGAGTTCGTCGAGGCCGGCGTCACCGACTCGCCGGAGGTGCTCGCGGTCGCCGAGGAGTACCTCGCGCCGCTCCGCCACGCGGATGTCGACACCCTCGTCCTCGGCTGCACGCACTACCCGTTCCTCGAGGGCGCCATCAGCTACGTCATGGGCCCGGACGTCTCACTCGTGTCGAGCGACACCGAGACGGCCAAGGACGTCTACCGTCAGCTGGTCTCCCGCGACCTGCTCGCGGGACGGGATGCCGCGCCCCGGCACGTGTACGAAGCCACGGGCGCCTCCGCCGACGAGTTCATCCGCCTCGCGCATCGCCTGATGGGCCGCGAAGTGACCGACGTGCGTCTCGTGCAGACGGGCGCCATCGATCTTCCCTCGGCCCGCGGCTGA
- a CDS encoding nicotinate phosphoribosyltransferase, which yields MSTPRSTALHTDRYELTMLDAALRDGTAERRCVFELFGRRLPGARRFGVVAGTGRLLSLLREFRFGDDELRYLRDERVVDAATLDYLEGYRFTGSITGYREGELYFPGSPLLTIEGTFAEAVVLETLALSVLNHDSAVATAAARMSVAAGDRPLAEMGSRRAGEESAVAAARATYIAGFTATSNLEAGRRWGIPTMGTAAHAWTLLHDTEEDAFRAQIASLGVGTTLLVDTYDIRQGVETAVRVAGTELGGVRIDSGDLPIVAAEVRAHLDELGATGTKITVTSDLDEYAIAALAASPVDSYGVGTSVVTGSGTPTAGMVYKLVARQATDGSWVAVAKASTDKGSKGGRKAAFRTLERGVATSELIAVSDGFEAIETRAQHPDARPLQVPLVDGGDIDTAHEGPQGVAAAREHHARVREELPVRGLALSRSDPAIPTVYRDAAQALSDS from the coding sequence ATGAGCACGCCCAGGAGCACGGCCCTGCACACCGACCGCTACGAGCTCACGATGCTCGACGCGGCTCTGCGGGACGGGACCGCCGAGCGCCGCTGCGTGTTCGAGCTGTTCGGGCGGCGACTGCCGGGCGCCCGTCGCTTCGGCGTCGTCGCGGGCACGGGCCGCCTGCTGTCGCTCCTCCGCGAGTTCCGCTTCGGCGACGACGAGCTGCGCTACCTCCGTGACGAGCGGGTGGTGGATGCCGCGACCCTCGACTACCTGGAGGGCTACCGGTTCACGGGCTCGATCACGGGCTACCGCGAGGGCGAGCTGTACTTCCCGGGCTCGCCGCTCCTCACGATCGAGGGCACCTTCGCCGAGGCCGTCGTGCTCGAGACACTCGCGCTGAGCGTGCTCAACCACGACTCCGCCGTCGCGACGGCGGCTGCGCGCATGAGCGTCGCCGCCGGCGACCGGCCGCTCGCCGAAATGGGCTCCCGCAGAGCCGGGGAGGAGTCCGCCGTCGCCGCCGCACGCGCGACCTACATCGCGGGGTTCACGGCGACATCGAACCTGGAGGCGGGGCGCCGGTGGGGCATCCCGACCATGGGGACCGCAGCGCACGCCTGGACGCTCCTCCACGACACCGAGGAGGACGCCTTCCGGGCGCAGATCGCCTCGCTCGGCGTCGGCACGACGCTGCTCGTGGACACGTACGACATCCGTCAGGGCGTCGAGACGGCCGTCCGCGTCGCCGGCACGGAGCTCGGCGGCGTGCGCATCGACTCCGGCGACCTCCCGATCGTCGCGGCCGAGGTGCGCGCGCACCTCGACGAGCTCGGTGCGACGGGCACGAAGATCACCGTGACGAGCGACCTCGACGAGTACGCCATCGCGGCACTCGCCGCCTCGCCCGTCGACTCCTACGGCGTCGGGACGTCGGTCGTCACGGGATCGGGCACTCCGACCGCGGGGATGGTCTACAAGCTCGTGGCCCGCCAGGCGACGGACGGCTCCTGGGTCGCCGTCGCGAAGGCGTCGACCGACAAGGGCTCGAAAGGCGGGCGCAAGGCGGCCTTCCGCACGCTCGAGCGCGGCGTGGCGACGAGCGAGCTCATCGCCGTGTCGGACGGCTTCGAGGCGATCGAGACCCGGGCGCAGCATCCCGACGCCCGTCCTCTGCAGGTGCCGCTCGTCGACGGCGGCGACATCGACACGGCGCACGAGGGACCGCAGGGCGTCGCGGCGGCGCGTGAGCATCACGCGCGCGTGCGCGAGGAGCTGCCGGTGCGCGGACTCGCGCTCAGCCGGTCGGATCCGGCCATCCCGACGGTCTACCGGGACGCGGCTCAGGCCTTGAGCGACTCGTAG
- a CDS encoding DUF3039 domain-containing protein — protein sequence MSTPVEGPDQGGIATLDRELEELIREESIEPGDHERFSHYVKKDKILESALTGKPVRALCGKKWTPGRDPEKFPVCPTCKEIYESLKA from the coding sequence ATGAGCACCCCCGTCGAAGGCCCGGATCAGGGCGGCATCGCCACCCTCGACCGAGAGCTCGAAGAGCTCATCCGCGAAGAGTCGATCGAGCCGGGCGACCATGAGCGCTTCTCGCACTACGTGAAGAAGGACAAGATCCTCGAGTCCGCGCTCACCGGCAAGCCCGTGCGCGCGCTGTGCGGCAAGAAGTGGACTCCGGGTCGTGATCCGGAGAAGTTCCCGGTCTGCCCGACCTGCAAAGAGATCTACGAGTCGCTCAAGGCCTGA
- a CDS encoding ATP-binding cassette domain-containing protein — protein MPQDAFPEDRDGATGEAPRAPVVPLAKKSPRKPRRPRKPQAPVDPGPPPPLPADLAVPPVPPLPGDEIEIPPRPPLPAPPAQPEPEVVLERERELVTDPEPEVVDEPGVVAEPEVVAEPELQVVSEPVSEPVIEPGSVAEPVVAPEPEPVVAPEPEPVVVPEPEPVVVPEPDPTAAPDPLPPVEAPPEPEFGESPVDPDVADPFAASVVLDETPLAVDADAALVLRGVVKSFGATRAVDGIDLTVPAGTFYGLVGPNGAGKTTTLSLIAGLLRPDKGSIRVAGVDAASDTRAAKRHMGVLPDRLRTFDRLTGRQLLYYYGVLRGLPPAIVESRIADLARAFDLTDALGRAVSDYSAGMLKKVMLAGALIHSPRLLVLDEPFEAVDPVSSAVILDILSAYVAHGGTVILSSHGMELVERVCTRVAVMVAGQVLAEGTVDEVRGELTLEQRFIELAGGLSDVEGLEWLHTFSD, from the coding sequence GTGCCACAGGACGCTTTCCCCGAAGACCGGGATGGCGCGACGGGCGAGGCCCCGAGGGCCCCGGTCGTCCCGCTCGCCAAGAAGTCTCCGCGCAAGCCCCGACGGCCGCGGAAGCCGCAGGCGCCTGTCGACCCCGGTCCTCCTCCGCCGCTGCCCGCGGACCTCGCGGTTCCGCCCGTGCCGCCGCTGCCCGGCGACGAGATCGAGATCCCTCCGAGGCCCCCGCTTCCCGCGCCGCCGGCCCAGCCCGAGCCCGAGGTCGTTCTGGAGCGAGAACGCGAGCTCGTGACCGATCCGGAGCCCGAGGTCGTTGACGAACCGGGCGTCGTGGCTGAGCCCGAGGTCGTGGCCGAGCCCGAACTCCAGGTCGTTTCCGAGCCCGTGTCCGAGCCGGTCATCGAGCCCGGATCCGTCGCGGAACCGGTCGTCGCCCCGGAGCCCGAACCGGTGGTCGCCCCAGAGCCCGAGCCGGTGGTCGTCCCGGAGCCCGAACCGGTCGTCGTCCCCGAGCCCGATCCGACCGCCGCACCCGACCCGCTCCCGCCGGTCGAGGCTCCGCCGGAGCCCGAGTTCGGCGAGTCGCCGGTCGATCCCGACGTCGCCGACCCCTTCGCGGCATCCGTCGTCCTGGACGAGACTCCGCTGGCGGTCGACGCCGATGCGGCGCTCGTGCTCCGCGGCGTCGTCAAGAGCTTCGGTGCGACGCGCGCCGTCGACGGGATCGACCTCACGGTTCCCGCCGGCACGTTCTACGGACTCGTCGGGCCCAATGGCGCCGGCAAGACCACGACGCTGTCCCTCATCGCGGGCCTGCTGCGTCCAGACAAGGGCTCCATCCGGGTCGCGGGCGTCGACGCGGCATCCGATACGCGTGCCGCGAAGAGGCACATGGGGGTGCTGCCCGATCGCCTGCGCACCTTCGATCGCCTCACCGGCCGCCAGCTGCTCTACTACTACGGCGTGCTGCGCGGACTCCCGCCCGCGATCGTGGAGAGCCGCATCGCGGACCTCGCTCGCGCGTTCGACCTCACCGACGCCCTCGGGCGCGCGGTCTCGGACTACTCCGCCGGCATGCTCAAGAAGGTCATGCTCGCCGGGGCCCTCATCCATTCGCCCCGCCTCCTCGTGCTCGACGAGCCGTTCGAGGCCGTGGACCCCGTCTCAAGCGCCGTCATCCTCGACATCCTCTCCGCGTACGTCGCCCACGGCGGCACGGTGATCCTCTCGAGCCACGGCATGGAGCTCGTCGAGCGCGTCTGCACACGCGTCGCGGTCATGGTGGCCGGTCAGGTGCTCGCCGAGGGCACCGTCGACGAGGTGCGCGGCGAGCTGACGCTCGAGCAGCGCTTCATCGAGCTCGCCGGAGGCCTGAGCGACGTGGAGGGCCTCGAGTGGCTGCACACGTTCTCCGACTGA
- a CDS encoding phosphocholine cytidylyltransferase family protein, translating to MTLQTVILAAGMGSRLGRSLPKPLTELSDGRSIMQQQHDNIRAAFGSDARITTVVGYRAETIVEAFPQVDYVYNDRYDQTNTSKSLLRALTTTGRSGVLWMNGDVVFDPRVLGRAIALIERDQSFVTVNTSKVSDEEVKYTTSAEGFIKELSKTVVGGIGEAVGINYISSADKKAFIRQLSRVDDQDYFERGLELAIAEDGVRLAPLDISDLYAVEVDFAEDLERANLFV from the coding sequence TTGACTCTTCAGACCGTCATCCTCGCGGCCGGAATGGGCTCGCGCCTCGGCCGCAGCCTGCCCAAGCCGCTGACGGAGCTCAGCGACGGCCGCAGCATCATGCAGCAGCAGCACGACAACATCCGTGCCGCCTTCGGCTCCGACGCGCGCATCACGACCGTCGTGGGGTACCGCGCCGAGACCATCGTCGAGGCGTTCCCGCAGGTCGACTACGTCTACAACGACCGCTACGACCAGACGAACACCTCCAAGAGCCTCCTGCGCGCTCTCACCACGACGGGCCGCAGCGGCGTGCTCTGGATGAACGGCGACGTCGTCTTCGACCCGCGGGTCCTGGGCCGTGCGATCGCCCTCATCGAGCGCGACCAGTCCTTCGTGACGGTCAACACCTCGAAGGTGTCCGACGAAGAGGTCAAGTACACGACCTCGGCCGAGGGCTTCATCAAGGAGCTGTCGAAGACGGTCGTCGGTGGCATCGGCGAGGCCGTGGGCATCAACTACATCTCGAGCGCCGACAAGAAGGCGTTCATCCGCCAGCTGTCCCGCGTCGACGACCAGGACTACTTCGAGCGCGGTCTCGAGCTCGCGATCGCCGAGGACGGCGTGCGCCTGGCGCCGCTCGACATCTCCGACCTGTACGCGGTCGAGGTCGACTTCGCCGAAGACCTCGAGCGCGCGAACCTCTTCGTCTGA
- a CDS encoding phosphotransferase: MDSTLACLAAWMPRQRWYAAKGRPPSLRMVAWWDLPAEEATVRTFLVVDEGALPAVLYQIPVVARETATVDANPDHIIGSPEPGTTFIDGPYDRAYSDALLRLIVDGGQATGPSTVAVGRPSGSLSGTAERRASVLTGEQSNTSIIYRPVGDGTPVICKVFRQLHPGLNPDIELTTALAAAGSLHVPPAIGSVEGRWSDSAAPGREVRGSLAFAQEFLPGVEDAWRVALRAAAAGEDFTARARALGEATATVHVALAEHFPTRETLPADREATAATWERRLTIAMAEVPDVAERRDAIEAVYARAFAAPWPPLQRIHGDYHLGQVLQHPHRGWVLLDFEGEPLRPMAERTSPDLALRDVAGMLRSFDYVGGSIRLDHPEQESGAVRSWVRAARQGFVEGYAAVSGVDLGVQSDLLSALELDKAVYEAIYESRNRPTWVTIPLRAITRLVERPHA; encoded by the coding sequence ATGGACAGCACACTGGCGTGCCTCGCAGCCTGGATGCCCCGCCAGCGCTGGTATGCCGCGAAGGGCAGACCTCCGAGCCTCCGCATGGTCGCGTGGTGGGACCTCCCCGCGGAGGAGGCGACGGTCCGCACCTTCCTCGTCGTCGACGAGGGCGCTCTCCCGGCCGTGCTGTACCAGATCCCGGTGGTTGCGCGCGAGACGGCGACGGTCGACGCGAATCCCGACCACATCATCGGCAGCCCCGAACCGGGCACGACGTTCATCGACGGCCCCTACGACCGCGCGTACTCCGACGCACTGCTCCGCCTCATCGTCGACGGAGGCCAGGCAACGGGTCCGAGCACCGTCGCAGTGGGCCGTCCGTCGGGATCGCTCTCCGGGACGGCCGAGAGAAGGGCATCCGTGCTCACCGGCGAGCAGTCCAACACCTCGATCATCTACCGGCCGGTGGGTGACGGCACGCCGGTGATCTGCAAGGTGTTCCGCCAGCTGCATCCTGGCCTCAATCCCGACATCGAGCTGACGACGGCGCTCGCCGCCGCAGGTTCACTCCACGTGCCACCCGCGATCGGCTCGGTCGAGGGGCGCTGGTCCGACAGCGCGGCGCCCGGTCGCGAGGTGCGCGGATCGCTCGCGTTCGCGCAGGAGTTCCTTCCCGGCGTGGAGGATGCGTGGCGCGTCGCTCTGCGCGCGGCGGCCGCGGGCGAGGACTTCACCGCGCGTGCGCGCGCCCTGGGCGAAGCCACGGCCACTGTTCACGTCGCTCTCGCCGAGCACTTCCCCACGCGCGAGACGCTGCCCGCCGATCGTGAGGCCACGGCTGCCACGTGGGAGCGGCGCCTCACCATCGCGATGGCCGAGGTGCCCGACGTCGCGGAGCGACGCGACGCCATCGAGGCGGTCTACGCCCGGGCCTTCGCGGCGCCGTGGCCGCCGCTGCAGCGGATCCACGGCGACTACCATCTGGGCCAGGTGCTGCAGCACCCCCATCGAGGGTGGGTGCTCCTGGATTTCGAGGGCGAACCGCTCCGGCCGATGGCCGAACGGACGAGCCCCGACCTTGCCCTCCGGGACGTCGCGGGGATGCTGCGCTCCTTCGACTATGTCGGGGGCTCGATCCGGCTCGATCACCCCGAGCAGGAGTCTGGCGCGGTCCGCTCCTGGGTGCGCGCGGCACGCCAGGGATTCGTCGAGGGGTACGCCGCCGTGTCGGGCGTCGACCTCGGAGTGCAGAGCGATCTCCTGAGCGCCCTCGAACTCGACAAAGCCGTCTACGAGGCCATCTACGAGTCGCGCAATCGGCCGACGTGGGTCACGATCCCGCTGCGGGCCATCACCCGGCTCGTGGAACGTCCTCACGCCTGA
- a CDS encoding CDP-glycerol glycerophosphotransferase family protein, whose product MGLVSDARNATTLLRKALASRTAVRDVRRTLAVRPEHPLHHYQVAVYFADGAVNMYQMRQWYKPLAELSKLWPVVVLSRSATGAQALLAEDAPPVAFVPTVRDLERFIATQDIRVVLYVNQNTRNFQMFRYGRRWHVFINHGESDKMYMTTNQFKAYDYALIAGDAARERLSRVLWDYDLDARTIQIGRPQADHYSGALPYSPDDRTVVLYAPTWEGDRPSAHYGSVVTHGEALVTALIATRRHRVIYRPHPRSGVIAPEYGAANQRIIAALAAANRADPGAEHIYDDGPDLGWQLAAADVAVVDISAMVYDRLAAGKPLLITRPADPAAIVDTHGYLSACEWLDAADAPAIVDQTERVLSDPDAVARLTDWVVRYFGDTTPGSSTRRFHAAIARLMAQWDVWHAASADDDLDDEDDEEADLDD is encoded by the coding sequence GTGGGACTGGTCTCGGATGCTCGGAATGCCACCACGCTCCTGAGGAAGGCCCTGGCCAGCCGCACAGCGGTGCGCGACGTCCGGCGCACGCTCGCGGTGCGGCCGGAGCATCCCCTCCACCACTATCAGGTGGCCGTCTACTTCGCCGACGGCGCGGTCAACATGTACCAGATGCGGCAGTGGTACAAGCCGCTCGCCGAGCTCTCCAAGCTCTGGCCGGTCGTCGTGCTCAGCCGGTCGGCGACCGGTGCGCAGGCCCTCCTCGCGGAGGACGCGCCGCCCGTCGCCTTCGTGCCGACCGTGCGCGACCTCGAGCGGTTCATCGCCACGCAGGACATCCGCGTCGTGCTCTACGTCAACCAGAACACGCGCAACTTCCAGATGTTCCGGTACGGACGCCGGTGGCACGTGTTCATCAACCACGGCGAGTCCGACAAGATGTACATGACCACGAACCAGTTCAAGGCGTACGACTACGCCCTGATCGCGGGGGATGCCGCGCGAGAGCGCCTCTCCCGGGTGCTGTGGGACTACGACCTCGATGCGCGCACGATCCAGATCGGACGCCCCCAGGCCGACCACTACTCGGGCGCCCTGCCCTACTCGCCCGACGACCGCACCGTCGTGCTCTACGCGCCGACGTGGGAGGGCGACCGCCCGTCCGCGCACTACGGGTCGGTCGTGACGCACGGCGAGGCGCTCGTGACGGCGCTCATCGCGACGAGACGTCACCGCGTCATCTACCGGCCGCACCCGCGATCGGGCGTCATCGCACCCGAGTACGGCGCCGCGAATCAGCGCATCATCGCCGCTCTGGCGGCGGCCAACCGCGCGGATCCGGGCGCAGAGCACATCTACGACGACGGCCCCGACCTCGGGTGGCAGCTCGCGGCCGCCGACGTCGCCGTGGTCGACATCTCGGCGATGGTCTACGACCGCCTCGCGGCGGGCAAGCCGCTGCTCATCACGCGGCCCGCCGACCCCGCGGCGATCGTCGACACGCACGGCTACCTCTCCGCGTGCGAGTGGCTCGACGCGGCCGACGCTCCCGCGATCGTCGACCAGACCGAGCGGGTGCTGAGCGATCCGGATGCCGTGGCCCGCCTTACCGATTGGGTCGTGCGCTACTTCGGCGACACCACGCCCGGATCCTCCACGCGGCGCTTCCACGCCGCGATCGCGCGGCTCATGGCCCAGTGGGACGTGTGGCACGCCGCGTCGGCCGACGACGACCTCGACGACGAGGACGACGAAGAGGCCGACCTCGACGACTGA
- a CDS encoding glycosyltransferase family 2 protein, translated as MPVLNERGYLRKAVETVLAQEVDGPAELILALGPSTDGTNDLARELAEDDPRITLVDNPAADIPAGLNLAIRAGRYPTVVRVDAHSELEPGYTRRALATLARVNAANVGGVMRADGRSPFQRAVARAYNSPVGLGGGAYHGGTHEGEAESAYLGVMRRAVLDEVGLFDESIRRGEDWELNLRIRRAGYRVWFDPSLSVTYWPRESWSRLARQFHATGRWRGELVRRFGRGNSLRFFAPPALVVVLALSVVVGILQLTGLLAGWWSVAASLVYLPVVAYVLLIAVWAIGPGGGRGWRDKLWTAAVLPTMHLSWGAGFLAGVARGAHDTVDTSRLGDRNTPLP; from the coding sequence ATGCCGGTGCTCAACGAGCGCGGCTATCTCCGCAAGGCGGTCGAGACCGTGCTCGCGCAGGAGGTCGACGGCCCCGCCGAACTGATCCTCGCCCTCGGTCCTTCGACCGACGGAACGAACGACCTGGCGCGCGAGCTCGCCGAGGACGATCCGCGCATAACGCTCGTCGACAATCCCGCCGCCGACATCCCGGCGGGCCTCAACCTCGCGATCCGCGCGGGCCGCTACCCCACCGTCGTACGGGTCGACGCCCACTCCGAGCTCGAGCCCGGCTACACGCGCCGCGCCCTCGCGACGCTGGCCCGCGTGAACGCGGCGAACGTCGGCGGTGTCATGCGCGCCGATGGCCGCTCGCCCTTCCAGCGCGCCGTCGCGCGCGCGTACAACTCCCCCGTCGGGCTCGGCGGGGGCGCCTACCACGGCGGCACGCACGAGGGAGAGGCCGAGTCGGCCTACCTCGGCGTCATGCGGCGGGCCGTGCTGGACGAGGTCGGGCTGTTCGACGAGTCGATCCGGCGCGGCGAGGACTGGGAGCTCAACCTCCGCATCCGACGGGCCGGCTACCGGGTGTGGTTCGACCCGTCGCTGTCGGTCACCTACTGGCCGAGAGAGAGCTGGTCGCGCCTCGCCCGCCAGTTCCACGCCACCGGCCGCTGGCGCGGCGAGCTCGTCCGCCGCTTCGGACGGGGCAACTCGCTGCGGTTCTTCGCTCCCCCGGCCCTGGTCGTCGTCCTGGCGCTCAGCGTCGTCGTCGGCATCCTGCAGCTGACCGGCCTGCTTGCGGGATGGTGGTCGGTCGCGGCATCCCTCGTCTACCTGCCCGTCGTCGCGTACGTGCTGCTCATCGCGGTCTGGGCCATCGGCCCGGGCGGGGGCAGGGGGTGGCGCGACAAGCTCTGGACCGCGGCCGTGCTCCCCACGATGCACCTGTCGTGGGGCGCGGGGTTCCTCGCCGGCGTCGCGCGCGGCGCCCACGACACGGTCGACACGTCGCGGCTCGGCGACCGCAACACCCCGCTGCCGTAG
- a CDS encoding CDP-glycerol glycerophosphotransferase family protein, with amino-acid sequence MTDARFTTETGASLVLSGEGPRPASVELVGSRARVTGQLTGRGKTWRAVLALRASRWGGPELPLPAGDYALLIETAADAPAIEPAGPLPLAQLGTLRASFDGTTVRVGPPIDPAYDSGEGQDALERRYATRPGGLENAVFFESFYGRNASCNPLAIDRELARRVPGLTRYWSVVDLSVQVPEGAIPVVEGSPEWWRARGSARLLVVNDWLRRRFARRRGQIVLQTWHGTPLKRLALHRPGFDPRRMAAVVRESRRWNILLAQNPYAARILGKAYAFLTRPVWIEGYPRNDVLTTGDGAATRRALGIRPEDKVVLYAPTWRDDRDEMVDFVDPAQLAAETDSVVLVRGHSRTLLPGKDAAGPRVVDVTGFPDTSLLLLAADALVTDYSSVMFDFSVTGKPMYFLVPDMEHYRGELRGFYFDLVAHAPGPIVRSQDELVAELRSGDPARYAAQYQAWRAKFNARDDGRAAERVVDRLLDQGFVIRP; translated from the coding sequence ATGACCGACGCGCGCTTCACGACCGAGACGGGCGCTTCGCTCGTGCTGTCCGGCGAGGGCCCGCGACCCGCATCCGTCGAACTCGTCGGCTCGCGCGCCCGTGTCACGGGCCAGCTGACGGGCCGCGGCAAGACGTGGCGGGCTGTGCTCGCGCTGCGGGCCTCGCGGTGGGGCGGCCCCGAGCTGCCCCTCCCCGCGGGCGACTACGCGCTCCTCATCGAGACCGCTGCCGACGCGCCCGCCATCGAGCCCGCCGGGCCTCTTCCGCTCGCGCAGCTCGGGACGCTCCGCGCGTCGTTCGACGGCACGACGGTGCGGGTGGGGCCGCCCATCGACCCGGCCTACGACTCGGGCGAGGGCCAGGACGCTCTGGAACGCCGGTACGCCACCCGCCCGGGCGGCCTCGAGAACGCCGTCTTCTTCGAGAGCTTCTACGGCCGCAACGCCAGCTGCAACCCCCTCGCGATCGACCGCGAGCTCGCCCGCCGGGTGCCGGGGCTGACGCGCTACTGGAGCGTTGTCGACCTCTCGGTGCAGGTGCCCGAAGGCGCCATCCCCGTCGTCGAGGGGAGCCCCGAGTGGTGGCGCGCACGCGGCTCGGCGCGCCTGCTCGTCGTCAACGACTGGCTGCGGCGCCGGTTCGCGCGGCGGCGCGGGCAGATCGTGCTCCAGACGTGGCACGGCACTCCCCTCAAGCGCCTCGCGCTGCACCGTCCGGGATTCGACCCGCGTCGCATGGCGGCGGTCGTCCGCGAGTCGCGGCGCTGGAACATCCTGCTCGCTCAGAACCCGTACGCGGCGCGGATCCTCGGTAAGGCGTACGCGTTCCTCACGCGGCCCGTATGGATCGAGGGGTACCCGCGCAACGACGTGCTCACGACGGGCGACGGAGCGGCGACGCGGCGTGCGCTCGGCATCCGTCCCGAGGACAAGGTCGTGCTGTACGCGCCGACCTGGCGCGACGACCGCGACGAGATGGTCGACTTCGTCGATCCTGCGCAGCTCGCCGCCGAGACCGACTCCGTCGTCCTGGTGCGGGGTCACTCCCGCACGCTCCTCCCGGGGAAGGACGCCGCCGGCCCGCGCGTCGTCGACGTGACGGGCTTTCCCGACACGTCACTGCTCCTCCTCGCCGCCGACGCCCTCGTCACCGACTACTCGTCGGTCATGTTCGACTTCAGCGTCACGGGCAAGCCGATGTACTTCCTCGTGCCCGACATGGAGCACTACCGCGGCGAGCTGCGCGGCTTCTACTTCGACCTCGTCGCCCACGCACCGGGTCCCATCGTGCGGTCGCAGGATGAGCTCGTCGCCGAGCTGCGATCGGGCGACCCCGCCCGGTACGCGGCGCAGTATCAGGCGTGGCGGGCGAAGTTCAACGCGCGCGACGACGGCCGCGCGGCCGAGCGCGTCGTCGACCGCCTGCTCGACCAGGGTTTCGTGATCCGCCCCTAG